From the genome of Rickettsiales bacterium:
CGCTGCAGGTCGGCGACCGCATGCGTGTGCTGGAAATCGGCACAGGCTCAGGCTATCAGGCGGCGGTACTCTCCAAACTCTGCCGCATGGTGTATTCCATCGAACGCCACCGGGACCTGCTTGCCGTGGCGGAAGCACGCTTCAAGGAACTGCGGATCAGCAATATCATGACGCAGGCAGGGGACGGCTCCAAAGGCTGGAAAATCGCGGCTCCGTTTGACCGTATTATCGTCACTGCCGCCGCCCATGCCGTACCTGCTGCACTGCTCGACCAGCTGGCGGAAGGCGGTATCATGGTGATTCCGGTAGGTAGCAGCACAGAGCAGATTTTATTGCGCATTGAAAAGACACCGGAAGGCATCCGCCAGCAGCATCTGATGTCGGTACGTTTCGTGCCGCTGATCGAAGGCGGAATCCCGCAGGGAAAAACGAGCCGCAGTCTGCCTCCGGCTGCGTAAGCATTATCTTATCGGCCACGTCTGCGGGATCCGGAAGAATCCTGGGAATTCAGTATATCATGTGCGGCATTTATGATATCTGCCAAATTCCATGCGGCACGAATGTCTGCCTCGGTCGAGGTCCTATCAATGGGACGCATTTCCCTGTATCGCTGAGCAAATGATTTTCCACCCATTTCTTCCGCATAATGCCCTACGCTCAGTGAAAGTTCTATAGCTCCTCTGTCGCCCAGAGGCATGTTGTCCACTTCCAGTTCACCCGTTGCATTGCGTGT
Proteins encoded in this window:
- a CDS encoding protein-L-isoaspartate(D-aspartate) O-methyltransferase, with the protein product MNSSDTLPERIRLLMKLRTSGVTDTRVLSAIEHIPREIFVSEAFRDKAYEDTALPIDSGQTISQPSIVAWMTWALQVGDRMRVLEIGTGSGYQAAVLSKLCRMVYSIERHRDLLAVAEARFKELRISNIMTQAGDGSKGWKIAAPFDRIIVTAAAHAVPAALLDQLAEGGIMVIPVGSSTEQILLRIEKTPEGIRQQHLMSVRFVPLIEGGIPQGKTSRSLPPAA